A section of the Lepus europaeus isolate LE1 chromosome 19, mLepTim1.pri, whole genome shotgun sequence genome encodes:
- the KLHL36 gene encoding kelch-like protein 36 translates to MEGSRQARVSRPYKISESSKVYRWAEHSTTVLQRLNEQRLRGLFCDVVLVADEQRVPAHRNLLAVCSDYFNSMFTIGMREAFQKEVELIGASYIGLKAVVDFLYGGELALDGGNIDYVLETAHLLQIWTVVDFCCEYLAQEVSEDNYLYLQELASIYSLKRLDAFIDGFILSHFGTLSFTPDFLQNISLQKLCLYLSSSQVQRECEHDLLQAALQWLTQQPEREAHAYQVLEHIHFPLIPKNDLLHRVKPAVCSLLPRETNCEGFIEEAVRYHNSLAAQPVMQTARTALRTNEERLLFVGGEVSERCLELSDDTCYLDAKSEQWVKETPLPARRSHHCVAVLGGFIFIAGGSFSRDNGGDAASNLLYRYDPRCKQWIKVASMNQRRVDFYLASIADKLVAVGGRNENGALSSVEMYSPRTDSWSYVAGLPRFTYGHAGTIYKDFVYISGGHDYQIGPYRKNLLCYDHRTDVWEERRPMTTARGWHSMCCLGDTIYSIGGSDDNIESMERFDVLGVEAYSPQCNQWTRVAPLLHANSESGVAVWQGRIYILGGYSWENTAFSKTVQVYDREADKWSRGTDLPKAIAGVSACVCALKPRLEDKKKKGKGKRLQERGQ, encoded by the exons ATGGAGGGAAGCAGGCAGGCGCGCGTGTCTCGGCCGTACAAGATCAGCGAGTCTTCCAAG GTGTACCGCTGGGCGGAGCACTCGACCACGGTGCTGCAGCGGCTGAACGAGCAGCGGCTCCGCGGCCTCTTCTGTGACGTGGTCCTGGTGGCAGACGAGCAGCGCGTGCCCGCCCACCGCAACCTGCTGGCCGTGTGCAGCGACTACTTCAACTCCATGTTCACCATCGGCATGCGGGAGGCCTTCCAGAAGGAGGTGGAGCTGATCGGCGCCTCGTACATCGGGCTCAAAGCCGTGGTGGACTTCCTGTACGGCGGGGAGCTGGCGCTGGACGGCGGCAACATCGACTACGTCCTGGAGACGGCGCACCTGCTGCAGATCTGGACGGTGGTGGACTTCTGCTGCGAGTACCTGGCGCAGGAGGTGAGCGAGGACAACTACCTGTACCTGCAGGAGCTGGCCTCCATCTACAGCCTCAAGCGCCTGGACGCCTTCATCGACGGCTTCATCCTGAGCCACTTCGGCACGCTCTCCTTCACGCCCGACTTCCTGCAGAACATCTCCCTGCAGAAGCTGTGCCTGTACCTGAGCAGCAGCCAGGTGCAGCGCGAGTGCGAGCACGACCTGCTGCAGGCGGCCCTGCAGTGGCTGACGCAGCAGCCGGAGCGCGAGGCGCACGCCTACCAGGTGTTGGAGCACATCCACTTCCCGCTCATCCCCAAGAACGACCTGCTGCACCGCGTCAAGCCGGCCGTGTGCTCGCTGCTGCCCAGGGAGACCAACTGCGAGGGCTTCATCGAGGAGGCCGTGCGGTACCACAACAGCCTGGCCGCCCAGCCCGTCATGCAGACGGCGCGCACGGCACTGCGCACCAACGAGGAGCGCCTGCTGTTCGTGGGCGGCGAGGTGTCCGAGCGGTGTCTGGAGCTCAGTGACGACACCTGCTACCTGGACGCCAAGAGCGAGCAGTGGGTCAAGGAGACGCCCCTGCCGGCCCGGCGGAGCCACCACTGTGTCGCCGTGCTGGGGGGCTTCATCTTCATCGCGGGTGGCAGCTTCTCCCGGGACAACGGAGGGGACGCGGCCTCCAACCTCCTTTATAGGTATGACCCCCGCTGTAAACAGTGGATCAAG GTGGCCTCCATGAACCAGCGCCGCGTGGATTTCTACCTGGCCTCCATCGCAGACAAGCTGGTGGCCGTGGGTGGCCGGAATGAGAACGGCGCGCTCTCTTCGGTGGAGATGTACAGTCCCAGGACCGACTCCTGGTCCTACGTGGCCGGCTTGCCCAG GTTCACGTACGGCCACGCCGGCACCATCTACAAAGACTTCGTGTACATCTCCGGTGGCCATGACTACCAGATCGGCCCCTACCGCAAGAACCTGCTGTGCTATGACCACCGCACGGACGTGTGGGAGGAGCGGCGGCCCATGACCACGGCGCGCGGCTGGCACAGCATGTGCTGCCTGGGCGACACCATCTACTCCATCGGGGGCAGCGACGACAACATCGAGTCCATGGAGCGCTTCGACGTGCTGGGCGTGGAGGCCTACAGCCCGCAATGCAACCAGTGGACGCGCGTGGCCCCGCTGCTGCACGCCAACAGCGAGTCAGGCGTGGCCGTGTGGCAGGGCCGCATCTACATCCTGGGTGGCTACAGCTGGGAGAACACCGCCTTCTCCAAGACGGTGCAGGTGTACGACCGCGAGGCCGACAAGTGGAGCAGAGGCACCGACCTGCCCAAGGCCATCGCCGGCGTGTCGGCCTGCGTGTGCGCCCTGAAGCCCCGGCTGGAGGACAAGAAGAAGAAGGGCAAGGGGAAGCGGCTCCAGGAGCGCGGCCAGTGA